The Mammaliicoccus sciuri genome window below encodes:
- a CDS encoding IS3 family transposase (programmed frameshift) yields the protein MYKTRLPVKLYQEIFDLHEKGYSFQNIIDKLNLDISDSVIRFKYKVYKQHGITALINKNRNKIYTREFKEKVVKEYLETNKTYSDLAAYYNISHHATLKNWVVKYTEGKENKSYFPYLEVDTMNTRKTTFEERIEIAKYCIENNRDFNKTAEKYQVNYSQVYNWVKKYEKHGDIGLVDGRGKGKPVEALTREEELELKIKALEQRNKFLQMENEVLKKQEEIERQDESKIKQIAAYKTIEALKDKYPIKWICAALEISRASYYKWKNREVSESERFNNELKDEIFRIYHEHDGIYGYRRIYIYLRLYTKFQVNHKRVYRIMKKYGLKAVIRKKRRQYKLSKPEITSQNILNRKFTTSKVNKVWLTDVTEFKLKNGSKVYLSAIYDLGAKKVISHVVSSQNNNKLVYDTFNKAIIKRNTEGIIFHSDRGFQYTSVLFREMIKNASMKQSMSRVGRCIDNGPMEGFWGLLKSEVFKDKSQTFNDIKHATKQINEYIKFYNSKRISLKMAALIKAQPTY from the exons ATGTATAAAACTAGACTACCTGTTAAACTGTATCAGGAAATCTTCGATTTGCATGAAAAGGGTTATTCCTTTCAAAATATAATTGATAAGTTAAATTTAGATATTAGTGATAGTGTGATTCGATTTAAATATAAAGTGTATAAGCAACATGGTATAACAGCACTTATAAATAAGAATCGAAATAAAATCTATACACGCGAATTTAAAGAAAAAGTTGTTAAAGAATATCTAGAGACTAATAAGACGTATTCAGATCTAGCAGCCTATTACAATATTTCACATCATGCTACTTTAAAAAATTGGGTGGTAAAGTATACTGAAGGAAAGGAAAATAAATCTTATTTTCCATATCTGGAGGTAGACACTATGAATACTAGAAAAACAACATTTGAAGAGAGAATTGAAATAGCTAAATATTGTATTGAAAATAATAGAGACTTTAATAAGACAGCTGAAAAGTACCAAGTTAACTATTCACAAGTCTATAATTGGGTAAAAAAGTATGAAAAACATGGTGATATTGGTTTAGTAGATGGTAGAGGTAAAGGAAAACCAGTTGAAGCTTTAACTAGAGAAGAAGAACTTGAATTAAAAATAAAAGCACTTGAACAAAGAAATAAATTTCTCCAAATGGAGAATGAGGTATTAAAAAAGCAGGAAGAAATAGAGAGGCAG GATGAATCGAAAATCAAGCAAATAGCAGCATACAAGACAATCGAAGCATTAAAAGATAAGTATCCAATCAAATGGATATGCGCCGCACTTGAAATATCGAGAGCAAGTTATTATAAATGGAAAAACAGAGAGGTTTCAGAATCTGAAAGATTCAATAACGAATTAAAAGATGAGATTTTCAGGATTTATCATGAACATGATGGCATATATGGATATCGAAGAATTTATATTTATCTGAGATTATATACTAAATTCCAGGTTAATCATAAACGCGTATATAGAATTATGAAGAAGTATGGATTAAAAGCTGTCATTAGAAAAAAGAGAAGGCAATATAAACTTAGTAAGCCAGAAATCACTTCTCAAAATATCCTAAACAGAAAATTTACAACAAGTAAAGTTAATAAGGTCTGGTTAACAGATGTGACAGAATTTAAATTGAAAAATGGATCTAAAGTGTATTTAAGCGCTATTTATGATTTAGGTGCTAAGAAAGTCATCAGCCATGTAGTCTCATCTCAAAACAATAATAAGCTTGTATACGATACCTTTAACAAAGCCATAATTAAAAGAAATACCGAAGGCATTATATTTCATAGCGACAGAGGATTCCAATATACGAGTGTTCTATTTAGAGAGATGATTAAAAATGCTTCTATGAAGCAAAGCATGTCTCGTGTAGGTAGATGTATTGATAATGGTCCTATGGAAGGCTTTTGGGGGTTACTCAAATCAGAGGTATTCAAAGACAAATCTCAAACATTCAATGATATAAAACACGCCACAAAGCAAATAAATGAATATATAAAATTTTATAATTCTAAAAGAATTTCATTAAAAATGGCTGCGCTTATAAAAGCACAGCCAACATATTGA
- a CDS encoding metal-dependent transcriptional regulator translates to MLTEEQEDYLKAIFGLNGTTDYVSNKNLAQDLNIKPSSVSEMMLRLKKDDYVDIRPYKGVKLTQKGLDHTTNIIKRHRLIERFLIEELEYTWDEVHEEAEILEHRVSDRFIDKIDKLMGYPTTCPHGGIIPRENQIEEIYNTSLNEFEIGDDVEIKRVMDYVNLLDYLSNQELHIGDVVTISNKDSLNQLIELKLKDKTIMISETNASYLFGIKTA, encoded by the coding sequence ATGTTGACTGAAGAACAAGAAGACTACTTAAAAGCGATTTTTGGATTAAATGGCACAACAGATTACGTATCCAACAAGAATTTAGCGCAAGATTTAAATATTAAACCTTCATCAGTTAGTGAAATGATGTTACGTTTGAAAAAGGATGACTACGTAGATATTCGTCCGTATAAAGGTGTGAAATTAACTCAGAAGGGTTTAGATCATACAACTAATATTATTAAAAGACATAGACTCATAGAGCGATTCTTAATAGAAGAACTTGAATATACTTGGGATGAAGTTCACGAAGAGGCAGAAATACTAGAACATCGTGTATCTGACCGTTTTATAGATAAGATAGATAAGTTAATGGGATACCCAACAACTTGTCCGCATGGTGGTATTATTCCAAGAGAGAATCAAATAGAGGAAATTTATAACACATCATTAAATGAGTTTGAAATTGGAGATGACGTTGAAATTAAACGTGTCATGGATTATGTGAATCTCCTAGATTATTTAAGTAATCAAGAATTGCATATTGGCGATGTAGTAACAATTAGCAATAAAGATAGCTTAAACCAACTCATAGAACTTAAACTAAAAGATAAAACAATTATGATTAGTGAAACAAATGCATCATATTTGTTTGGTATAAAAACAGCTTAA
- a CDS encoding metal ABC transporter ATP-binding protein: protein MLQVKNLNLYLGQQQILHDINLTIESTGELIGIMGPNGAGKSSFIKSILGEFKASGEVYWHDKPINQQLKQLTYIPQRNQLDLDFPITVQDSLLTGYYATSGWFRPLKKEAYQKRDQLMSELQLTELKDKTLNQLSGGQLQRVLLAKSLMKDSDLLCLDEPFVGIDFKSEEIMINMLRRLKSEGKLIIIVHHDIQKAKLYFDRIILLNRTIKFFGMASEALTEDNIKEVFLKEGVTP, encoded by the coding sequence ATGTTGCAGGTAAAAAATTTAAATTTATATTTAGGACAACAGCAAATATTGCATGATATTAATTTAACCATTGAATCTACAGGTGAATTAATTGGCATTATGGGACCAAATGGTGCAGGAAAATCTTCATTTATTAAATCGATTTTGGGTGAATTTAAGGCATCAGGAGAAGTTTATTGGCATGATAAACCGATAAACCAACAGTTGAAACAATTAACGTATATTCCTCAAAGAAATCAATTAGATTTAGATTTCCCTATCACTGTTCAAGATAGTTTATTAACAGGCTATTATGCTACATCAGGTTGGTTTAGACCTTTAAAAAAAGAAGCTTATCAAAAAAGGGATCAATTAATGTCAGAGTTACAACTAACTGAATTAAAAGATAAGACATTAAATCAATTAAGTGGTGGTCAATTACAACGTGTTCTTTTAGCAAAATCTTTAATGAAAGACAGTGATTTATTATGTCTAGATGAACCATTTGTCGGTATTGATTTTAAGAGTGAAGAAATCATGATAAACATGCTTAGAAGATTAAAATCAGAAGGAAAACTCATCATAATTGTTCATCATGATATTCAAAAAGCCAAATTATATTTTGATAGGATCATCCTCCTCAATCGAACTATTAAATTTTTTGGCATGGCATCTGAAGCTTTAACAGAAGACAATATTAAAGAAGTATTTCTAAAGGAAGGCGTTACACCATGA
- a CDS encoding metal ABC transporter permease yields MINEFISSLIQYNFLSRALITAIVVGVVCGIVGSLIILRGLSLMGDAMSHAVLPGVAISYVLNIPMFIGALITGMLTSFLIGYIAQHSKTKNDAAIGIIFTAFFSLGIIIISQINSSTDLYHILFGNILAVTSSAFYTTSIVSLIVIACVILFYKPLHLSTFDPIAARMSGLNVKVIHYFVMMLLALVTVASLQTVGIILVVALLITPSSAAFLITKSLKSMMIVASVISAICAACGMYISYLYNLPSGACIVLVCCLVYMITFTIHKMKLKFA; encoded by the coding sequence ATGATTAATGAATTTATCTCATCCCTTATACAATATAATTTCTTAAGTCGAGCGCTGATTACAGCTATTGTAGTTGGTGTTGTCTGTGGCATTGTAGGTAGCCTCATCATATTAAGAGGTTTATCTTTAATGGGTGATGCTATGAGCCACGCTGTACTGCCTGGTGTTGCGATAAGTTATGTATTGAACATCCCGATGTTTATAGGTGCACTCATTACCGGTATGTTAACGAGCTTTCTGATTGGTTACATTGCCCAACACTCTAAAACTAAAAATGACGCAGCTATCGGTATTATCTTTACTGCATTCTTTTCCCTTGGAATTATTATCATAAGTCAAATTAACTCCTCTACTGATTTATATCATATTTTATTTGGGAATATACTAGCAGTAACTTCAAGTGCATTTTATACAACGAGTATAGTCAGTCTAATTGTTATCGCTTGTGTCATATTATTTTACAAACCCTTGCATTTATCAACGTTTGACCCTATTGCAGCTAGAATGAGCGGTTTAAATGTAAAAGTCATTCATTATTTTGTCATGATGCTATTAGCGCTCGTAACAGTTGCTAGTTTACAAACAGTGGGCATTATACTTGTCGTTGCACTACTTATTACACCGAGTTCAGCTGCATTTTTAATCACAAAATCATTAAAATCAATGATGATTGTCGCAAGTGTTATCAGTGCAATATGTGCGGCCTGTGGCATGTATATCAGTTACCTTTATAACTTACCAAGTGGCGCGTGTATCGTATTAGTCTGCTGCTTAGTGTACATGATTACATTCACCATACATAAAATGAAATTAAAATTTGCTTAG
- the mntC gene encoding manganese ABC transporter substrate-binding lipoprotein MntC codes for MKKLFMPLLAIIILLSACNASSSNEDKHIKIVTTNSILADMTNEVTKSDAKVTSIVPIGQDPHEYEIKPKDIKALTDADVIIYNGFNLESGNGWFEKALEQAGKKITDKNVIQATEDVTPIYLKGGEGDKNKIDPHAWLSIENGIKYVNTIEKHLSDIDKEHSKQFKNNAKEYTNKLDKLHHKMITAFNDIPEDKRAFITSEGAFKYFAKSYHITPGYIWEINTEKQGTPDQMKQAIKFVKDHKLKSLVVETSVDKKSMQTLAEETNLNIKDEVFTDSIGKKDSKGNSYYNMMEHNAEAIHNSMK; via the coding sequence ATGAAGAAATTATTTATGCCATTACTCGCTATCATTATTTTATTAAGTGCTTGTAATGCATCATCTTCTAATGAAGACAAACATATAAAAATTGTAACAACAAATTCAATATTAGCGGATATGACTAATGAAGTGACAAAGTCTGACGCAAAAGTTACAAGCATCGTCCCTATTGGACAAGATCCTCACGAATATGAAATTAAACCTAAAGACATCAAAGCATTAACAGATGCAGATGTTATTATATATAATGGTTTTAACCTTGAAAGTGGAAATGGTTGGTTTGAAAAAGCATTAGAACAAGCAGGTAAAAAAATCACAGACAAAAATGTTATTCAAGCAACTGAAGACGTTACACCTATTTATTTAAAAGGTGGAGAAGGCGATAAAAATAAAATCGATCCACACGCTTGGTTAAGCATTGAAAATGGTATAAAATATGTCAATACAATTGAAAAGCACTTAAGTGATATAGATAAAGAACACAGTAAACAATTTAAAAATAATGCTAAAGAATACACGAATAAATTAGATAAACTACATCATAAAATGATAACAGCATTCAATGATATTCCCGAAGACAAACGTGCTTTTATAACAAGTGAAGGTGCATTTAAATACTTTGCGAAAAGCTATCATATAACACCAGGATATATTTGGGAGATTAATACAGAAAAACAAGGTACACCAGATCAAATGAAGCAAGCCATTAAATTTGTGAAAGACCATAAACTAAAGTCATTAGTTGTCGAAACAAGTGTTGATAAGAAAAGTATGCAAACATTAGCAGAAGAAACAAACCTTAACATTAAAGATGAAGTATTCACAGATTCAATCGGTAAAAAAGATTCTAAAGGCAACTCATATTACAATATGATGGAACACAATGCAGAAGCGATTCATAATAGTATGAAATAA